The sequence below is a genomic window from Acetivibrio clariflavus DSM 19732.
AAATGCTCGAACCTTACGAGGGCAGGGTTTTTGACCCTTGCTGCGGCAGTGGCGGTATGTTCGTTCAAAGCGAGAAATTCGTTGAAGCTCACAGAGACCACTATAACGGAAAATCAAGAGAGATTGACAAGCTTTTCGAGCGTGTTGTTTCTATCTATGGTCAGGAAAGCAACCAAACAACATGGCGGCTTTGCAAAATGAACCTTGCCATACGAGGTATTGACAGCACCAATGTTTTGTGGAACAGCGAAGGTTCATTTTTAAACGATGCTCACCCCGACCTTAAGGCTGACTTTGTAATTGCCAATCCGCCTTTTAATGACAGCGACTGGAGCGGAGAACTTCTGAGGAATGACGGTCGCTGGAAGTATGGTGTGCCGCCGGTATCCAATGCAAACTATGCATGGATCCAGCACTTTTTGTATCACCTTTCGCCCAAAGGAACCGCCGGCTTCGTTATGGCTAAGGGCTCCCTTTCGTCAAAAACAAACGGCGAGGGAGAAATCCGCAAAAACATTATTGAAGCCGGGCTTGTAGATTGTATTGTAAACCTGCCGGCAAAGCTATTTTTGAACACCCAAATTCCCGCATGCTTATGGTTCTTGTCAAGGGAAAAGGAAACAAATCCGAACCACCCGCGCCGGAACAAGATTTTGTTCATCGATGCGCGGAATATGGGAACATTGATAAACCGCAGGACCCGTGAACTAACCGACGAGGACATCAGTAAAATTGCCGATACATATCACAACTGGAAAAAGGACGACGGCTCCTATGAGGACATCCCCGGCTTTTGCAAGTCCGCAACGCTTGATGAGGTGCGGGAGCTGGATTATGTACTGACTCCGGGTAGGTATGTTGGCTTGCCGGATGAAGAAGACGACTTCAACTTTGAAGAGCGTGTCCAAAAACTGACGGCAGAGCTGAAAACTCAGATGGAAGAGAGCACTAAGCTGGATGATAGGATAAAGGAAAATCTGGCGAAAGTAGGTATTGAGTTATGACGGAGTGGAGAGAGTGTAAGCTTGGAGATGTAATTGTATTAAACTACGGTAAAGCCTTGCCCGAAAAAAAACGGGTTTTTGGTAATATTCCTGTTTATAGTTCGGCAGGTTTAACTGGCTATCATAACGAAAGTTTGGTTAACGGACGGGGAATTATTATTGGAAGAAAAGGCACTATTGGCAGTGTGCATTTTTCATATAAACCTTTTTGGTGTATTGATACAGCTTACTACATAACGGATAATGAGGAATACAATTTAAAATATATATATTATCTTTTACAAACCCTTGGTTTAAATGAATTAAATGAAGATAGTGCAGTTCCCGGATTAAATAGAAATACAGCATATCAGCAAGATATTTCTTTCCCCCCTCTTCCCGAACAAAAAGCAATTGCTGAGGTTTTATCCTCCCTTGACGATAAAATCGACCTTCTGACAAGGCAGAATAAAACATTGGAGGATTTGGCACAGGCTTATTTTAGAAAATGGTTTATTGAAGATGCAAGTAGTGAGTGGGAAGTTGGAAAATTAGGGGATGAATTCAATATTACAATGGGACAATCTCCTAAAGGAGAAACATATAACGATTTAAAGATTGGATTGCCATTTTTCCAAGGGAAGGCAGAATTTGGCTTCAGATTTCCATTAGAAAAACAGTATTGCAGTGAACCCATTAAAATAGCTGATAAATTTGATACTTTACTAAGTGTCCGTGCTCCGGTAGGAGCACTGAATATGGCCCTGTATAAATGTTGTATAGGGCGTGGTTTGGCTATTCCAATACATAAAAAGGGATACAAGCATTATACATTCTATAAAATGAAATCATTACAAGAATTATTCAATACATTTGATGATGATGGAACGGTTTTTGGATCTATTAGCAGAGAAAAATTTCTTTCGATTGATAATGTTATTCCTCCAGAGAAATTGGTGTGCTATTTTGATAATTTTGCGAAATATTTTGATTTAAAAATATATGAAAACACCGTTCAAATTCGTACTTTATCAAAACTTCGTGATACTTTGCTACCCAAGTTAATTAGCGGTGAAGTTCGTGTAAATATCTAAGGAGGCACATAATATGGCAAAGCGAAAAATGATTCAGTATAGCTTAATACAGAATTCTATCGCTGCCTATTTTGCTGCCATTGAGATCCACAATAAACCCAACATACCTTATCGATATGAAACAACTACATTATTGCTCTTTAATGCTTGGGAGTTAATTTTAAAAGCGTTTATCAGAAAATATATAAAGAACAGATCTATCTTTGAAAACGATGGGCGTACAATTTCATTTAGTAAAGCAGTTACGTATGTAAATGAATATTTAAACAGACAAAAAGAAAACAGTTTTACTGCTATAAAAGAGAATCTATCCTTAATAGAAGAATACAGAAATAACATAGCACACTTCTATCGTGAATCTCTTGATCCTCAAATTTTTATGCTACTTGCTCGTTGTGCACTAAACTATGTTGAATTTGTTAAAGAATATTTTGGGAAAGATATAACTGATAAAGAGGGATTATTCATAATGCCTCTTGGGTTCAAGTTGCCGTTCAAACCGCAAGACTTTTTATCGAAAAAAGCAGTCAGCAGTGTCTATTCTGAGGAGGCAAAGAAATTTGTTGAAAAGATAATAAGAGTAATTCAGGACTTAAGAGATCAAAATATTGAAGAGTCAGTAGTTTTAGGATTTAATGTCTATATGGAGAGCGTAAAAAAGATATCCAACAGTGATTTGCTTGTTGCAATAACATCACAAGATGAAGCAGATGCTAATTTTGTAAAAGTTAGCAAAGTTCAATTGGTGAAAGACCCCAATGCACAGAAAGTATATTTGTCTGATGAGGAAATTCTTAAAAATTACCCTCTAACCTATAGTGATGTATTCTGTAAATGCAAGGAACAAATTCCAGGCTTTAAAAAAAATAAAGATTTTGACGACATTATAAGAAAGTTAAAAGAAAACCCGACTTTAAGTCATCATAGAAAACTCAATCCTAAGAGCAAGAAAACATCAACGACATTTCTATATTCAGATAAGATTATAGATGAGATAAAAAAAGAGTATAACCAAAGAGGTGCAGAAGATGCCTAAGCTTTGTGAATCTGAAATTGAAAAAATGGCAATAGAAGAACTGGTGAAATTGGGCTATGAATACTTTTCTGGCCCGGATATAGCACCGGATGCACCTTTTGCAGAGCGTAAAGGTTATGGGGATGTTCTGCTTAAGAAAAGGCTGATTGACGCGGTAATACAGCTTAATCCCGGACTTCCTTATGATGTGGTTATAGAGGCGGTAAATAAAGTTTCCCGTATCAGTTCATCAAATCTGATTGGCGACAATGAAACTTTCCATAAAATGCTGGTTGACGGTGTGCCTGTCGAATACCGCAAAAACGGAGATATTGTTGGCGATTATGTAAAGCTTGTGGATTTCTCGGAAGATGGAGTTGACAACAACGAATTTCTTGTAGTCAACCAGTTTACCGTTATTGAGAACAATAACAATAAGCGGCCTGATATTCTTCTATTTATCAACGGTATTCCTATGGTGCTGTTTGAGCTTAAAAATCCGGTTGATGAAAATGCCACAATTCGCAAAGCTTATGACCAGATCTGCACATACAAGGCAATTATACCAAGCCTTTTCACATATAACGAGATATGCGTTATTTCAGATGGGCTGGAAGCTAAGGCAGGTTCATTAACCGCTCCATTCTCACGTTTTTCCACATGGAAAACAAAAGACGGGCTGAATGAAGCCTCACGATTTGAAGATCAGCTTACCACCCTTATTCACGGGCTGTGCAACAAGAAAACCTTGCTCGACTATATACGCAATTTTATAACCTTTGAAAAGAGCAAAACTGAGGATAAAAAGACCAAAATAACAAAAGTGGAAACTGTCAAGAAAATTGCCGCCTATCATCAGTATTACGCTGTTAATAAAGCTGTTAAAAGTACGATTGAAGCGGCAAGGGCGGATGGCAGCAAAAAAGCCGGTGTTATATGGCATACTCAAGGATCCGGCAAATCCCTTTCTATGGTTTTTTATGCTGGAAAACTGGTGCAAAACCTTAACAATCCAACTATAGTTGTTATTACCGACAGAAATGATTTGGACGATCAACTCTTTGATACTTTTGCTGGAAACAGCGACCTTCTGCGCCAGCCGCCGAAGCAGGCGGAAAGCTGCGAGCATTTAAAAGAATTATTAAAGGTAGCATCCGGAGGCATAGTTTTTACCACTATTCAAAAATTCATACCTGATAATGACAGCTCGGTTTATGAGCTTTTGTCGGAAAGAGACAACATAGTAGTTATAGCCGATGAAGCGCACCGCACGCAGTACGGCTTTAACGCGAAACTCAGAGAAATAAAGGACGAAAACAATCAGGTTGTAGGGCAGCGCATAGCTTATGGTTTTGCCAAATATATGCGCGATGCCTTGCCAAACGCTACTTTTATAGGCTTTACAGGTACACCTGTTGAAAAGCAGGATGCCAACACGCCGGCGGTATTTGGCAATTACATAGATATTTACGACATTGCACAAGCGGTTGAAGATAAGGTGACAGTTAAAATATATTATGAAAGCCGTCTGGCTAAAGTCAATCTCACCGAGGAAGGCAAAAAGCTGATTGAGGAGTTCGACAGGGAACTTGAAGAAGTAGATGAAAAAGACGAAGCAAAAGCCGCAAAAATGAAATGGGCAAAGCTTGAGGCTATTGTCGGCAATAAAGAACGACTTGCCACTCTCGCAAAAGACATTGTTACGCATTTTGAAGACCGGCAGAAAGTATTTCAGGGTAAAGCGATGATTGTTGCCATGAGCCGTAGAATCGCCGTTGATTTGTATAATGAAATCATAAAGCTTCGCCCTGAGTGGCATAGTGACGATTTGGACAAGGGTGCTATCAAAGTTGTTATGACATCTTCCAGTTCTGATGGTCCTGAAATGCAGAAACACCATACTACTAAAGAGCAGCGAAAAATGCTTGCACAGCGTATGAAAGATGAAAATGATCCACTGAAAATTGTCATCGTGCGCGATATGTGGCTGACTGGCTTTGACGTTCCATGCCTCAACACCATGTATATCGATAAGCCGATGAAGGACCACAACCTTATGCAGGCAATAGCGCGCGTAAACCGTGTTTTCAAGGACAAGCCGGGCGGGCTGATTGTCGATTATATCGGGATTGCCCCAAACCTAAAAAAAGCTTTAAGTTTCTATGCAGAGAGCGGTGGCAAGGGAGTACCTGCTGAAACTCAGGCAAGGGCTGTAGAAATAATGCTTGAAAAGCTAGAAGTTGTCCGGCAGATTTTACACGGATTTGATTATACGAGCTTTTTCAAAGCAGAAGTAAAGGACAAGCTTTCTATTATCCTTCGCGCTGAAGATTTTATTTTATCTACAGATGATAAAAAAGCGCGTTTTATTAAGGAAGTAACCCTCCTAAGCCAGGCTTATGCACTTGCCAAACCTGATAAGGCAACGGTTACACATGCAGAGGAAATAGCGTTTTTCCAAGCAGTTAAGGCAAGACTCACTAAATTTGAAACAAGCGGCGAAAGTGGCATAAATTACGATTCTGTTATAAAAAACATTGTTGATTCGGCTATTGTATCAGATGAAGTTGTAGATATTTTTGATGCTGCTGGTATTGAAAAGCCGGAATTGTCCATTCTCTCAGATGAATTCCTTATGGAAATTAAAGGGATGAAACATAAGAATCTGGCTATTGAGCTACTAAAAAAGATTTTGTCCGATGAAATAAAAGTACGTTCAAAATATAACCTGACAAAATCAAAATCACTTATGGAAATGCTCACTTTAGCACTAAAACGGTATCAGAACAACCTACTTACAACCGCTGAAATCATAGAAGAGCTTATCCGCATTGCTAAGGAAATTAAAAACGCCGACAGGAGGGGCGAGGAACTCGGCTTGTCCGAGGACGAGCTTGCTTTTTATGATGCGCTTGAAACCAATGATAGTGCGGTTAAAGTCTTGGGTGATGAAACCTTGAGAACAATTGCCCGCGAACTTGCAGATAAAGTGCGTAAAAATGCCACAATTGACTGGACATTAAAAGAAAGTGTCCGCGCAAAACTGATGGTATTGGTTCGCCGGACATTAAATAAATACGGTTATCCGCCTGACAAACAGCAGCGCGCCGTGGAAACGGTTATGAAACAGGCAGAAAACTTAGCGGATATATGGGTTTCTCAAGAAGTGACTTATGATACGAGATTTTTGTCAGATCTTCCAAAAGTAGCGGAAGAAGTGAGTAATTAGTATTTAGTGTAAAGCAGATATTTAATTAAAATGGGTAGATAAAACTCCAAGAAAGAAAAATACGGGGGTCGTTGCATGCATTTCTTTCAAAGGATAATGAAGAAAGTAAATAGCCCTGAAGTTCAATTGCTTTGCCAAATATCTGTATCAGGCAACGAATACGAAGAGTTGTTAAAATATACACGTTCAAAAATATTAAATTTATATATGCAGGCAATCCCAGTGCCTGATTTATTGCTTTCTATGGCATTAGTTCAGATTGCAATTCATAGATATGACGAAGGCAATTACTGGGATTGCTTTTTGGACGAGATTGGTATTGATGTTTCTGCAGTAAAAAGAAACTATTTAGGACAGATTTTTATGAAAACATT
It includes:
- a CDS encoding DUF3644 domain-containing protein is translated as MAKRKMIQYSLIQNSIAAYFAAIEIHNKPNIPYRYETTTLLLFNAWELILKAFIRKYIKNRSIFENDGRTISFSKAVTYVNEYLNRQKENSFTAIKENLSLIEEYRNNIAHFYRESLDPQIFMLLARCALNYVEFVKEYFGKDITDKEGLFIMPLGFKLPFKPQDFLSKKAVSSVYSEEAKKFVEKIIRVIQDLRDQNIEESVVLGFNVYMESVKKISNSDLLVAITSQDEADANFVKVSKVQLVKDPNAQKVYLSDEEILKNYPLTYSDVFCKCKEQIPGFKKNKDFDDIIRKLKENPTLSHHRKLNPKSKKTSTTFLYSDKIIDEIKKEYNQRGAEDA
- a CDS encoding type I restriction-modification system subunit M, whose product is MAKVKKSKNEVKEQPIEQVLWAAADKLRKNMDAAEYKHVVLGLIFLKYISDSFYDLYYKLKEGKGEYEGADPDDPYEYRAENVFYVPPQARWDYLQSRAKLPTNGKDIDEAMEAVEKDNPSLKGVLPKEYAKEKLDKQSLGGLIDLIGTIALGDSVSKSSDILGQVYEYFLGQFALAEGKKGGQFYTPRSVVQLLVEMLEPYEGRVFDPCCGSGGMFVQSEKFVEAHRDHYNGKSREIDKLFERVVSIYGQESNQTTWRLCKMNLAIRGIDSTNVLWNSEGSFLNDAHPDLKADFVIANPPFNDSDWSGELLRNDGRWKYGVPPVSNANYAWIQHFLYHLSPKGTAGFVMAKGSLSSKTNGEGEIRKNIIEAGLVDCIVNLPAKLFLNTQIPACLWFLSREKETNPNHPRRNKILFIDARNMGTLINRRTRELTDEDISKIADTYHNWKKDDGSYEDIPGFCKSATLDEVRELDYVLTPGRYVGLPDEEDDFNFEERVQKLTAELKTQMEESTKLDDRIKENLAKVGIEL
- a CDS encoding type I restriction endonuclease subunit R, translating into MPKLCESEIEKMAIEELVKLGYEYFSGPDIAPDAPFAERKGYGDVLLKKRLIDAVIQLNPGLPYDVVIEAVNKVSRISSSNLIGDNETFHKMLVDGVPVEYRKNGDIVGDYVKLVDFSEDGVDNNEFLVVNQFTVIENNNNKRPDILLFINGIPMVLFELKNPVDENATIRKAYDQICTYKAIIPSLFTYNEICVISDGLEAKAGSLTAPFSRFSTWKTKDGLNEASRFEDQLTTLIHGLCNKKTLLDYIRNFITFEKSKTEDKKTKITKVETVKKIAAYHQYYAVNKAVKSTIEAARADGSKKAGVIWHTQGSGKSLSMVFYAGKLVQNLNNPTIVVITDRNDLDDQLFDTFAGNSDLLRQPPKQAESCEHLKELLKVASGGIVFTTIQKFIPDNDSSVYELLSERDNIVVIADEAHRTQYGFNAKLREIKDENNQVVGQRIAYGFAKYMRDALPNATFIGFTGTPVEKQDANTPAVFGNYIDIYDIAQAVEDKVTVKIYYESRLAKVNLTEEGKKLIEEFDRELEEVDEKDEAKAAKMKWAKLEAIVGNKERLATLAKDIVTHFEDRQKVFQGKAMIVAMSRRIAVDLYNEIIKLRPEWHSDDLDKGAIKVVMTSSSSDGPEMQKHHTTKEQRKMLAQRMKDENDPLKIVIVRDMWLTGFDVPCLNTMYIDKPMKDHNLMQAIARVNRVFKDKPGGLIVDYIGIAPNLKKALSFYAESGGKGVPAETQARAVEIMLEKLEVVRQILHGFDYTSFFKAEVKDKLSIILRAEDFILSTDDKKARFIKEVTLLSQAYALAKPDKATVTHAEEIAFFQAVKARLTKFETSGESGINYDSVIKNIVDSAIVSDEVVDIFDAAGIEKPELSILSDEFLMEIKGMKHKNLAIELLKKILSDEIKVRSKYNLTKSKSLMEMLTLALKRYQNNLLTTAEIIEELIRIAKEIKNADRRGEELGLSEDELAFYDALETNDSAVKVLGDETLRTIARELADKVRKNATIDWTLKESVRAKLMVLVRRTLNKYGYPPDKQQRAVETVMKQAENLADIWVSQEVTYDTRFLSDLPKVAEEVSN
- a CDS encoding restriction endonuclease subunit S, which translates into the protein MTEWRECKLGDVIVLNYGKALPEKKRVFGNIPVYSSAGLTGYHNESLVNGRGIIIGRKGTIGSVHFSYKPFWCIDTAYYITDNEEYNLKYIYYLLQTLGLNELNEDSAVPGLNRNTAYQQDISFPPLPEQKAIAEVLSSLDDKIDLLTRQNKTLEDLAQAYFRKWFIEDASSEWEVGKLGDEFNITMGQSPKGETYNDLKIGLPFFQGKAEFGFRFPLEKQYCSEPIKIADKFDTLLSVRAPVGALNMALYKCCIGRGLAIPIHKKGYKHYTFYKMKSLQELFNTFDDDGTVFGSISREKFLSIDNVIPPEKLVCYFDNFAKYFDLKIYENTVQIRTLSKLRDTLLPKLISGEVRVNI